One Streptomyces sp. ML-6 genomic region harbors:
- a CDS encoding DivIVA domain-containing protein, with protein MFWFLLLTMVVVVAAVTLAVVGGGKSAVLQDVAPEQLTDPLPETRPVGRADIEALRLPVAARGYRMTEVDEVLDRLAAELAERDARIAELESALAGAQATAVGGPGLFGKPAVEPSEERHRAPWEAPEQEPGGSGHDHPEYPGEEPRR; from the coding sequence GTGTTCTGGTTCTTGCTGCTGACGATGGTGGTCGTCGTGGCCGCGGTCACCCTCGCGGTGGTCGGCGGGGGGAAGAGCGCGGTCCTGCAGGACGTGGCGCCCGAGCAGCTGACCGACCCGCTGCCGGAGACACGCCCGGTGGGCCGCGCGGACATCGAGGCGCTGCGGCTCCCGGTGGCCGCGCGCGGCTACCGGATGACGGAGGTGGACGAGGTGCTCGACCGCCTCGCTGCCGAACTCGCCGAGCGGGACGCGCGGATCGCGGAGCTGGAGTCGGCGCTGGCCGGTGCCCAGGCCACCGCGGTCGGCGGCCCCGGCCTGTTCGGGAAGCCGGCCGTGGAACCGTCCGAGGAACGCCACAGAGCGCCGTGGGAGGCGCCCGAGCAGGAGCCCGGCGGGAGCGGACACGACCATCCCGAGTACCCCGGAGAGGAGCCCCGGCGATGA
- a CDS encoding DNA-3-methyladenine glycosylase I, protein MSGGAEAAPDGGLRCPWGLATEDYLAYHDTEWGRPVHGDDALFERLCLEAFQSGLSWLTILRRREGFRSAFAGFKIAAVAEFTGADEERLLADAGIIRNRAKIEATLANAKVLAGWRAGELDELIWSHAPDPVGRPAPRALGDVPAVTPESTALAKDLKKHGLRFVGPTTAYALMQACGLVNDHLADCVARGGGA, encoded by the coding sequence ATGAGCGGCGGAGCCGAGGCCGCCCCGGACGGGGGACTGCGCTGCCCCTGGGGGCTCGCCACCGAGGACTACCTCGCGTACCACGACACCGAATGGGGCCGCCCCGTCCACGGCGACGACGCCCTCTTCGAACGGCTCTGCCTGGAGGCGTTCCAGTCGGGCCTGTCCTGGCTGACGATCCTGCGCCGCCGCGAGGGCTTCCGGTCCGCCTTCGCCGGGTTCAAGATCGCCGCGGTGGCGGAGTTCACCGGCGCCGACGAGGAACGCCTCCTCGCCGACGCGGGCATCATCCGCAACCGGGCGAAGATCGAGGCCACCCTCGCCAACGCCAAGGTGCTGGCCGGCTGGCGCGCCGGCGAGCTGGACGAGCTGATCTGGTCCCACGCCCCCGACCCGGTGGGCCGCCCCGCCCCGCGCGCCCTCGGCGACGTCCCCGCCGTCACACCGGAGTCGACGGCGCTGGCCAAGGACCTCAAGAAGCACGGCCTGCGCTTCGTCGGGCCCACCACCGCCTACGCCCTGATGCAGGCGTGCGGCCTGGTCAATGACCACCTGGCCGACTGCGTGGCACGCGGCGGCGGCGCGTAA
- a CDS encoding enoyl-CoA hydratase-related protein — protein MADHMADSVLYEVSDGLATITLNRPDAMNAMDTAAKVALRDALEAAAADTAVRAVLLTATGRAFCVGQDLKEHVAKLAEARESDGGNALSTVREHYNPIVRALTGMPKPVVAGVNGVAAGAGFGFALACDYRVVADTASFNTSFAGVALTADSGVSWTLPRLIGQSRAADLLFFPRSISAQDAYELGIVNKLVPAADLAAEAAAVARALASGPTVAYAALKESLAHGAGHTLDEALEKEDELQTRAGASEDHTIAVQAFLNKEKPKYLGR, from the coding sequence ATGGCCGATCACATGGCGGACAGCGTGCTCTACGAGGTGAGCGACGGACTCGCGACGATCACCCTCAACCGCCCCGACGCGATGAATGCCATGGACACGGCTGCCAAGGTGGCGCTCCGGGACGCGCTGGAGGCCGCTGCCGCCGACACCGCCGTACGGGCCGTTCTGCTCACCGCGACCGGGCGCGCCTTCTGCGTGGGGCAGGACCTGAAGGAGCACGTGGCCAAGCTCGCCGAGGCCCGCGAGTCGGACGGCGGCAACGCGCTGAGCACCGTGCGGGAGCACTACAACCCGATCGTCCGGGCCCTCACCGGGATGCCCAAGCCGGTCGTCGCCGGGGTGAACGGCGTCGCCGCGGGCGCCGGTTTCGGCTTCGCGCTCGCCTGCGACTACCGGGTGGTGGCCGACACCGCCTCGTTCAACACCTCGTTCGCCGGGGTGGCGCTCACCGCCGACTCGGGCGTCTCCTGGACGCTGCCCCGGCTGATCGGGCAGAGCCGCGCCGCCGATCTGCTGTTCTTCCCGCGCTCGATCTCCGCGCAGGACGCGTACGAGCTGGGCATCGTGAACAAGCTGGTGCCCGCGGCGGACCTGGCCGCCGAGGCCGCCGCCGTGGCCCGTGCCCTGGCGTCAGGCCCCACGGTGGCGTACGCCGCGCTCAAGGAGTCCCTGGCCCACGGCGCCGGGCACACGCTCGACGAGGCGCTGGAGAAGGAGGACGAGCTCCAGACCCGGGCGGGCGCGTCCGAGGACCACACGATCGCGGTGCAGGCCTTCCTGAACAAGGAGAAGCCGAAGTACCTCGGCCGGTAG
- a CDS encoding DUF3117 domain-containing protein has product MAAMKPRTGDGPLEVTKEGRGIVMRVPLEGGGRLVVELTPDEADALGDALKKVVG; this is encoded by the coding sequence ATGGCGGCCATGAAGCCGCGGACGGGCGACGGCCCGCTCGAGGTGACAAAGGAGGGGCGGGGCATCGTCATGCGCGTTCCGCTCGAAGGCGGCGGTCGGCTTGTCGTGGAGCTGACGCCGGACGAGGCCGATGCACTCGGCGACGCCCTCAAGAAGGTCGTCGGCTGA
- a CDS encoding O-methyltransferase yields MRQLRGQERVITANRQTSWAFADAFVAEDEAVRWARDRARDAGLRPVSPGTGAALRLLAATTDAKAVAEIGTGTGVSGLYLLHGMRPDGVLTTVDPEPERQQFAREAFRAAGFAANRSRFIPGRALDVLPRLADGGYDLVFCDGDRLESLDCLAEALRLLRPGGLVCFEGVFADGRTVDSSAQPAEVLRVRELLRTVRESQELMATLLPVGDGLLCAVRRG; encoded by the coding sequence TTGCGCCAACTACGGGGACAGGAGAGGGTCATTACCGCCAACCGGCAGACGAGCTGGGCGTTCGCCGACGCCTTTGTCGCCGAGGACGAAGCAGTGCGCTGGGCCAGGGACCGGGCCCGGGACGCAGGGCTCCGCCCGGTGTCGCCAGGCACCGGCGCAGCGCTGCGCCTGCTCGCTGCCACGACGGACGCCAAAGCGGTGGCCGAAATCGGCACCGGCACCGGCGTGTCCGGACTCTATCTGCTGCACGGCATGCGGCCCGACGGGGTGCTGACCACGGTCGACCCGGAGCCCGAGCGCCAGCAGTTCGCCCGCGAGGCGTTCCGGGCCGCGGGCTTCGCCGCCAACCGCTCCCGCTTCATCCCCGGCCGCGCCCTGGACGTGCTGCCGCGGCTCGCGGACGGCGGGTACGACCTCGTGTTCTGCGACGGCGACCGGCTGGAGAGCCTGGACTGTCTCGCCGAAGCGTTGCGTCTGCTGCGGCCCGGGGGCCTCGTCTGCTTCGAGGGCGTCTTCGCCGACGGCCGTACGGTCGACTCCTCGGCCCAGCCCGCGGAGGTGCTGCGGGTGCGGGAGCTGCTGCGCACGGTGCGGGAGAGCCAGGAGCTGATGGCGACGCTGCTGCCGGTGGGCGACGGGCTGCTGTGCGCGGTGCGCCGGGGCTGA
- the sigE gene encoding RNA polymerase sigma factor SigE: protein MVGTPLDTTRADRGGAAAPVDRGGVLRRFLRSAGEPKSVTYIADRSSNDSAPTATFASDADSQAWTPPSWEEIVSTHSGRVYRLAYRLTGNQHDAEDLTQEVFVRVFRSLSTYTPGTFEGWLHRITTNLFLDMVRRKQRIRFDSLGDDAAERLPSREPSPQQVFNDSHFDADVQQALDTLAPEFRAAVVLCDIEGLSYEEIAATLGVKLGTVRSRIHRGRSHLRKALQHRSPAARAEQRSLAGAVLAGEGGTA from the coding sequence ATGGTAGGGACTCCACTGGACACCACCAGAGCCGACAGGGGAGGTGCGGCTGCGCCTGTGGATCGGGGAGGAGTGCTGCGGCGCTTTCTCAGGTCGGCGGGTGAGCCGAAATCCGTGACCTACATCGCTGACCGTTCTTCCAACGACTCCGCACCGACCGCGACCTTCGCCTCCGATGCGGACTCCCAGGCGTGGACACCGCCCTCATGGGAAGAGATCGTCAGCACGCACAGCGGCCGGGTCTACCGCCTCGCCTACCGACTGACGGGCAACCAGCACGACGCCGAGGACCTCACCCAGGAAGTCTTCGTCCGCGTGTTCCGGTCGCTGTCGACCTACACGCCCGGCACCTTCGAGGGCTGGCTGCACCGCATCACGACCAACCTGTTCCTGGACATGGTCCGTCGCAAGCAGCGCATCCGCTTCGACTCCCTCGGGGACGACGCCGCCGAGCGGCTGCCGAGCCGTGAGCCGTCCCCGCAGCAGGTCTTCAACGACAGCCACTTCGACGCGGACGTGCAGCAGGCGCTGGACACCCTCGCGCCCGAGTTCCGTGCCGCCGTCGTGCTCTGCGACATCGAGGGCCTCTCGTACGAGGAGATCGCCGCGACGCTGGGCGTGAAGCTCGGCACCGTGCGCAGCCGTATCCACCGGGGCCGCTCGCACCTGCGCAAGGCGCTGCAGCACCGTTCGCCCGCGGCCCGTGCCGAGCAGCGCTCGCTGGCGGGCGCGGTACTTGCGGGGGAGGGCGGAACGGCGTGA
- a CDS encoding anti-sigma factor, with protein MSGTGPTPAEQHLGDRLAALVDGELEHDARDRVLAHLATCAKCKAEAADQRRLKSVFAQSAPPSPSEGFLARLQGLPGGPGGDGDDEGRPFGGTGRFADGLFPVVRPSGSRTDPSGGSPLGGFGFLPAPHGSTAVLPGRSSRSGFRIHEVGREADRSPWRGRRFAFAAASAVSLAAIALGGALPTSSGSGAAARASGSGNAVTPFDTTSRGDGGSPAARRNNSGGHGRLTAAKEGERTAVAAPSTAPGTMAAPPAATPATLSTSAVMSTGSLMGGPFTTQVLTNMSAPSLIRPTDPTPLFAKVLGRLTPPSPTPYAPPPPPPPSSWAQPSASALPTPVERGLPLSVRR; from the coding sequence GTGAGTGGCACAGGTCCGACCCCCGCGGAACAACACCTGGGGGATCGCCTCGCCGCGCTGGTCGACGGCGAACTCGAACACGACGCCCGGGACCGGGTGCTCGCCCACCTCGCGACCTGCGCCAAGTGCAAGGCCGAGGCCGCAGACCAGCGGCGCCTGAAGAGCGTCTTCGCGCAGTCCGCCCCGCCCTCGCCGTCCGAGGGGTTCCTCGCCCGGTTGCAGGGCCTTCCCGGCGGGCCGGGAGGTGACGGCGACGACGAGGGAAGACCGTTCGGCGGCACCGGACGCTTCGCCGACGGGCTCTTCCCCGTGGTCCGGCCGTCCGGCAGCCGTACGGATCCGTCGGGGGGCTCCCCGCTCGGCGGCTTCGGCTTCCTGCCGGCCCCGCACGGCTCGACCGCCGTGCTGCCGGGCAGATCCTCCCGTTCCGGTTTCCGGATCCATGAGGTGGGGCGGGAGGCCGACCGCTCGCCCTGGCGGGGCCGGAGATTCGCCTTCGCGGCGGCGAGCGCCGTCTCGCTGGCGGCCATCGCCCTCGGCGGCGCCCTGCCCACGAGCTCCGGGAGCGGTGCCGCGGCCCGCGCCTCGGGCTCCGGGAACGCCGTGACCCCCTTCGACACCACTTCGCGCGGCGATGGCGGCAGCCCGGCCGCCCGTCGCAACAACAGTGGTGGTCACGGCAGGCTCACGGCGGCGAAGGAGGGCGAACGCACGGCCGTGGCGGCCCCGTCGACCGCTCCGGGCACGATGGCCGCACCCCCTGCGGCCACCCCCGCCACCCTCTCCACGTCCGCGGTGATGTCCACCGGGAGCCTCATGGGCGGTCCCTTCACCACCCAGGTCCTGACGAACATGTCCGCGCCCTCCCTGATACGTCCGACCGACCCCACCCCCCTCTTCGCCAAGGTGCTCGGACGCCTCACCCCGCCGTCCCCGACGCCCTACGCACCCCCACCGCCCCCGCCACCGTCGTCATGGGCGCAACCGTCGGCCTCGGCTCTTCCCACCCCCGTCGAGCGCGGCCTGCCGCTTTCCGTCCGGCGTTGA
- a CDS encoding trypsin-like peptidase domain-containing protein produces MASGQPMKPLHEPDEYSTPPYGGPGPWAPAPPVQRPVPTPAHGTSVPPQYTGTNGAGTPAPLAAAPAAPAAPAPGFTPPPHTSQQPHPQQPQHSQAAPAAHPSQPAQPAQWLQYDPWGAPRQPLTTNPGPPLGADTGRRKQRRGSLLIGAVLLALVAGGIGGGIGAYIERNGGLTRIELPQAGRDSGGRAPDSVAGIAASALPSVVTLHVSGTGESGTGTGFVLDKSGHILTNNHVVAPAGSSGDITVTFSGGETARGEIVGKDSGYDLAVVKVSGVSGLKPLPLGNSDNVQVGDPVVAIGAPFDLSNTVTSGIISAKDRPITAGGEKGDGSDISYVDALQTDAPINPGNSGGPLVDGKAQVIGINSAIRAADSGSAGEGGQAGSIGLGFAIPINQGKRVAEELIATGRATHPVIGVTLDMKYTGDGARVGTKGADGNPAVTPGGPGAKAGIRPGDVITEVDGRRVHSGEELIVKIRAHRPGDRLDLGLTRGGKDLSISVTLGSATGT; encoded by the coding sequence ATGGCGTCCGGGCAGCCGATGAAGCCGCTGCACGAGCCCGACGAGTACAGCACCCCGCCCTACGGCGGCCCCGGCCCCTGGGCGCCCGCACCCCCCGTGCAGCGCCCGGTCCCGACCCCCGCGCACGGCACCTCCGTACCCCCGCAGTACACCGGGACGAACGGGGCGGGCACCCCCGCCCCACTCGCCGCGGCCCCGGCAGCACCGGCCGCCCCCGCCCCCGGCTTCACGCCCCCGCCCCACACGTCCCAGCAGCCACACCCTCAGCAGCCCCAGCACTCCCAAGCGGCACCCGCCGCGCACCCGTCGCAGCCGGCCCAGCCGGCGCAGTGGCTCCAGTACGACCCCTGGGGCGCGCCCCGGCAGCCGCTCACCACCAACCCGGGCCCGCCGCTCGGGGCCGACACCGGCCGCAGGAAGCAGCGGCGCGGCTCGCTCCTCATCGGCGCGGTGCTGCTCGCCCTGGTGGCGGGCGGCATCGGCGGCGGCATCGGGGCCTACATCGAGCGCAACGGCGGCCTCACCCGGATCGAACTGCCGCAGGCCGGCCGCGACAGCGGCGGCCGGGCCCCCGACAGCGTCGCCGGGATCGCCGCCAGCGCCCTGCCGAGCGTGGTCACCCTGCACGTCAGCGGCACCGGCGAGTCCGGCACCGGCACCGGCTTCGTCCTCGACAAGTCCGGCCACATCCTCACCAACAACCACGTCGTCGCCCCGGCCGGTTCGTCCGGCGACATCACCGTGACGTTCAGCGGCGGCGAGACGGCGCGCGGCGAGATCGTCGGCAAGGACAGCGGCTACGACCTGGCCGTGGTCAAGGTCTCCGGCGTCTCCGGCCTCAAGCCGCTGCCGCTGGGCAACTCCGACAACGTGCAGGTCGGTGACCCGGTGGTGGCCATCGGCGCCCCCTTCGACCTGTCCAACACGGTGACCTCCGGCATCATCAGCGCCAAGGACCGGCCGATCACCGCGGGCGGCGAGAAGGGCGACGGCAGCGACATCAGCTACGTCGACGCGCTGCAGACCGACGCCCCGATCAACCCGGGCAACTCCGGCGGCCCGCTCGTCGACGGCAAGGCCCAGGTCATAGGCATCAACAGCGCCATCCGCGCCGCCGACAGCGGTTCGGCGGGCGAGGGCGGCCAGGCCGGCTCCATCGGCCTCGGCTTCGCCATCCCGATCAACCAGGGCAAGCGGGTCGCCGAGGAACTGATCGCGACCGGCCGGGCCACCCACCCGGTGATCGGCGTCACGCTCGACATGAAGTACACCGGGGACGGCGCCCGGGTCGGCACCAAGGGCGCGGACGGCAACCCCGCGGTGACGCCCGGCGGACCCGGCGCCAAGGCCGGCATCAGGCCCGGGGACGTCATCACGGAGGTCGACGGCCGCCGGGTGCACAGCGGCGAGGAACTGATCGTGAAGATCCGCGCCCACCGGCCCGGCGACCGTCTGGACCTCGGTCTGACACGCGGTGGTAAAGACCTGTCCATCTCTGTGACTCTCGGGTCGGCAACCGGCACGTGA
- a CDS encoding sec-independent translocase: MFNDIGVLELVTLGILGVLIFGPDKLPKVIQDASRFIRKVRDFSESAKEDIRTELGPEFKDFEFEDLNPKTFVRKQLMDGNDDLGLKEIRETFDLRKDLNEITDAVNGRESVDAESADSRSGVSSSPAIAAANGSPGAPDLLKKRDQPAGDKHSPFDADAT; this comes from the coding sequence GTGTTCAATGACATAGGCGTACTCGAGCTGGTGACGCTCGGGATCCTGGGCGTGCTGATCTTCGGCCCGGACAAGCTGCCCAAGGTCATCCAGGACGCCTCGCGCTTCATCCGCAAGGTCCGTGACTTCTCGGAGAGCGCCAAGGAGGACATCCGCACGGAACTCGGCCCGGAGTTCAAGGACTTCGAGTTCGAGGACCTCAACCCCAAGACGTTCGTCCGCAAGCAGCTCATGGACGGCAACGACGACCTGGGGCTGAAGGAGATCCGCGAGACCTTCGACCTGCGCAAGGACCTCAACGAGATCACCGACGCGGTGAACGGCCGGGAGAGCGTGGACGCGGAGTCCGCCGACTCGCGCAGCGGCGTGTCGAGCAGCCCGGCGATCGCCGCCGCCAACGGCTCCCCGGGCGCTCCCGACCTGCTCAAGAAGCGTGATCAGCCGGCCGGGGACAAGCACTCGCCCTTCGACGCCGACGCCACCTGA
- a CDS encoding Mrp/NBP35 family ATP-binding protein — MATEDAVLEALATVNDPEIHRPITELGMVKSVEIGADGAVAVTVYLTVSGCPMRETITKNVTDAVSRVEGVSRVDVTLDVMSDEQRKELAASLRGGTAEREVPFAKPGSLTRVYAVASGKGGVGKSSVTVNLAAAMAAEGLKVGVVDADIYGHSVPRMLGADGKPTQVENMIMPPSSHGVKVISIGMFTPGNAPVVWRGPMLHRALQQFLADVYWGDLDVLLLDLPPGTGDIAISVAQLVPNAEILVVTTPQQAAAEVAERAGSIAVQTHQKIVGVVENMSGMPCPHCDEMVDVFGTGGGAKVAEGLTRTVGAEVPVLGSIPIDVRLREGGDEGKPVVLSDPDSPAGKALRTIADKLGGRKRGLSGMSLGITPRNKF; from the coding sequence ATGGCTACGGAAGACGCGGTGCTTGAGGCACTGGCGACAGTGAACGACCCGGAGATCCACCGTCCGATCACCGAGCTGGGCATGGTGAAATCCGTCGAGATCGGCGCCGACGGTGCGGTCGCTGTCACGGTCTATCTCACGGTCTCGGGCTGTCCGATGCGCGAGACGATCACCAAGAACGTGACGGACGCGGTCTCCCGTGTCGAGGGCGTCTCCCGGGTCGACGTCACGCTGGACGTGATGAGCGACGAGCAGCGCAAGGAGCTCGCGGCCTCGCTGCGCGGCGGCACGGCGGAGCGCGAGGTGCCGTTCGCCAAGCCCGGCTCGCTGACCCGGGTCTACGCGGTCGCGTCCGGCAAGGGCGGCGTCGGCAAGTCGTCCGTGACGGTGAACCTCGCCGCGGCGATGGCGGCCGAGGGCCTCAAGGTCGGGGTCGTGGACGCGGACATCTACGGGCACAGCGTGCCGCGGATGCTCGGCGCGGACGGGAAGCCGACCCAGGTCGAGAACATGATCATGCCGCCGTCCTCGCACGGCGTGAAGGTCATCTCCATCGGCATGTTCACCCCGGGCAACGCCCCGGTGGTGTGGCGCGGCCCGATGCTCCACCGCGCGCTCCAACAATTCCTCGCCGACGTGTACTGGGGCGACCTGGACGTCCTGCTGCTCGACCTGCCGCCGGGCACCGGTGACATCGCGATCTCGGTGGCCCAGCTGGTGCCGAACGCCGAGATCCTGGTCGTCACGACCCCGCAGCAGGCGGCGGCCGAGGTGGCCGAGCGGGCCGGTTCGATCGCCGTGCAGACCCATCAGAAGATCGTCGGCGTCGTCGAGAACATGTCGGGCATGCCGTGTCCGCACTGCGACGAGATGGTCGACGTGTTCGGCACCGGCGGCGGCGCGAAGGTCGCCGAGGGCCTGACGAGGACGGTCGGCGCGGAGGTGCCGGTGCTCGGCTCCATCCCGATCGACGTGCGGCTGCGCGAGGGCGGCGACGAGGGCAAGCCGGTCGTCCTGTCCGACCCCGACTCCCCGGCCGGCAAGGCGCTGCGCACCATCGCGGACAAGCTGGGCGGCCGCAAGCGCGGTCTGTCGGGCATGTCGCTGGGCATCACCCCGCGCAACAAGTTCTGA
- a CDS encoding DUF1003 domain-containing protein, translated as MTAEERTKTGPAGASGIVRPPRHRLDQPKDPRRKVLPDYDPEAFGRFSERIARFLGTGRFIVWMTLVIIVWVLWNVFAPLPWRFDQYPFIFLTLMLSLQASYAAPLILLAQNRQDDRDRVTHEQDRKQNERSIADTEYLTREIASLRMGLGEVATRDWIRSELEDLVKDLDDREALLTAESDEDH; from the coding sequence GTGACGGCTGAGGAACGCACGAAGACGGGGCCGGCGGGCGCCTCGGGCATCGTGCGCCCGCCGCGCCACCGGCTGGACCAGCCGAAGGACCCGCGCCGCAAGGTGCTGCCCGACTACGACCCGGAGGCGTTCGGCCGGTTCTCCGAACGGATCGCCCGCTTCCTGGGCACCGGGCGGTTCATCGTCTGGATGACGCTGGTCATCATCGTCTGGGTGCTGTGGAACGTCTTCGCGCCCCTGCCGTGGCGGTTCGACCAGTACCCGTTCATCTTCCTGACGCTGATGCTGTCGCTCCAGGCCTCCTACGCGGCCCCGCTGATCCTGCTCGCGCAGAACCGGCAGGACGACCGCGACCGGGTCACCCACGAGCAGGACCGCAAGCAGAACGAGCGCTCCATCGCGGACACCGAGTACCTCACCCGGGAGATCGCGTCGCTGCGGATGGGGCTCGGCGAGGTCGCCACCCGCGACTGGATCCGCTCCGAGCTGGAGGACCTCGTGAAGGACCTGGACGACCGGGAGGCCCTGCTCACGGCCGAGAGTGACGAAGACCACTGA